The genomic stretch GGGCGCGCTGCGCCGCCTCGTCTGTGGCGACCCCGAGATCCAACTGTTCGACGTCCTCGCCGGTGCGCTCATGGAAAGGCTCGCCGCCTGTGAAAGCGTGACTCGCAGCGGCGAGATCTCCGTCGACGAAGCCACCGCCACCCGCCTCGGCGACCGCCTGCAGGTGAACAAGTGGCACGCCGCCGGACCTGCCGACGCTGCGGGGCGTGTCGCAGTCGTCGAGCCGGCCACCCCGGTTCCACCCGGCGCTCCGAACTTAGCCGTCTCGTTCCCTCCGGATGCCGAAACCCGCATGCGCGCTTGGATGCTCGACGATGTCCACGCCCGCATCGCCTCCGGTCAAAACGTCTTCCTCACCGAACTTCGGCCGACCGCGGCCATGTTCGTCCGTTTCAGCGGCATCGCGTTCGAAGAAGACCCCGACGCACCGCAAAAACTCGACGCCTACTTCCGCTGGGCGCAGCGCATCGTCCGTCACCTCGACGGTCACATCCTCCAAATCTCGATCGGCGACAAAGGCAGCTACTTCTACGCCGCATTCGGCGCACCCGTCGCCCACGAAGACGACACCGCTCGCGCTCTCACCGCCGCACTCACCATCATCCAGCCTCCGCCGGAGATCGCCGCTTGCGTCCACGACTCCCGTATCGGCATCACCCGCGGCACGATGCGCACCGGCGCCTACGGCGGCACACGTCGCCGCACGTACGGCGTGTTGGGTGACGACGTGAACCTCGCCGCCCGGCTCATGACCGCCGCCGGACCCGGCGAAATCCTCGTCACCGAACGCGTGACCGCTCGCCTCGGCGAGCGCTTCGAATTCGCCCCGCTCGCCCCCATCAAGGTCAAGGGCAAGGAACGCCCCGTCGCGATCGCGCGCCTCGTCGCCCACCGCCGCCGCGTCGCCTCCGCCGCACTCCAATCCGCGTTCGAGCGCAGCCCCATGATCGGTCGCCGCAGCGAACTCGCCCTCGCGCACCAGCGCCTCGGGGAAGCTCGCCAGTCACGCGGGCAAGTGGTCGAGATCTGCGCCGATGCCGGCATGGGCAAGTCCCGCCTCCTCGCCGAAATCGTCCGGGGAGCCCTCGAAGGCGGCTTCGAAGTCTTCATCGGCGACTGCCCCGTGCTCGCCCGCGAAGCCAGCTACTCCGTCTGGGCTCCGATCTGGCGCGGTTTCTTCGACCTCCCCCCGGACGCAGCCATCGACGCCGTCGAAGACCTCCTGCGCGCACGCCTTGCCGCCATCGATGCCGACCTTCCCGATCGCGCCCCCCTGCTCGGTGCCATCCTCAACCTCGCGCTGCCCGAAACCAACCTCACCCGCTCCCTCGACGCCAAGACCCGCCGCTCCTCCTTGGAAGGTCTCCTCGTCGAGTGCCTCAGGCACCGCTCCCGCACCCGTCCCGTACTCCTCGTCCTCGAAGAAACTCACTGGATCGACGAAGCCTCTCGCCGCCTCCTCCACACCATCGTCCAAGCCGTCCCGCGCCTACCCGTCGCCGTCCTCCTCGCCCATCGTCCCGTCCCCGCCGGTACCATTCTCGCCGCCGAAGACGATACCCTCCAGCACGTCACCCGCATCCTTCTCGGCGACCTCCCTCCCGACGAAGCCCGCGAACTCGTGGCGTTCCGTCTCGCCGCCGCCTACGGCAACGAAATCACCGTTCCGACCCAACTCGTCGAGCGCGTCGCCGCCCGCGCCAGCGGCAACCCGTTCTTCATCGAAGAAGTCGCCAACCTCCTCAAAGCCCGGAACGTCGACCTCCAAGACCGGCGCGCGCTCGAAAACCTCGAGCTTCCGGCCAGTCTCCACAGCCTCGTCCTCAGTCGCATCGACCAGATGGGCGGAGACGCGCAGACCACCCTGAAAGTCGCTTCCGTCATCGGCCGACTCTTCCGCGCCGCCATGGTCTGGGGCGTCCATCCCGCCCGGCGCGACCCCGCTGGTGTCGACG from Opitutales bacterium ASA1 encodes the following:
- a CDS encoding adenylate/guanylate cyclase domain-containing protein; protein product: MPAERIVEQLLAYLPQDRARAVLEGGVVPAEATGAVLFSDISGFTPLTEAVVARYGPRRGGEEFTDRLNAVYDALIEEVELYGGSIICFAGDAMTIWFAGDDGSIAVSAAAAMQRKMARFARVILPGGEVVALTMKIAVCAGALRRLVCGDPEIQLFDVLAGALMERLAACESVTRSGEISVDEATATRLGDRLQVNKWHAAGPADAAGRVAVVEPATPVPPGAPNLAVSFPPDAETRMRAWMLDDVHARIASGQNVFLTELRPTAAMFVRFSGIAFEEDPDAPQKLDAYFRWAQRIVRHLDGHILQISIGDKGSYFYAAFGAPVAHEDDTARALTAALTIIQPPPEIAACVHDSRIGITRGTMRTGAYGGTRRRTYGVLGDDVNLAARLMTAAGPGEILVTERVTARLGERFEFAPLAPIKVKGKERPVAIARLVAHRRRVASAALQSAFERSPMIGRRSELALAHQRLGEARQSRGQVVEICADAGMGKSRLLAEIVRGALEGGFEVFIGDCPVLAREASYSVWAPIWRGFFDLPPDAAIDAVEDLLRARLAAIDADLPDRAPLLGAILNLALPETNLTRSLDAKTRRSSLEGLLVECLRHRSRTRPVLLVLEETHWIDEASRRLLHTIVQAVPRLPVAVLLAHRPVPAGTILAAEDDTLQHVTRILLGDLPPDEARELVAFRLAAAYGNEITVPTQLVERVAARASGNPFFIEEVANLLKARNVDLQDRRALENLELPASLHSLVLSRIDQMGGDAQTTLKVASVIGRLFRAAMVWGVHPARRDPAGVDAHLREMCTREIALPEPAEGDQAYLFKHIVIQEVAYESLPFSLRAAIHEAIGDYIEKLAGENTRPWIDLLAFHYERSRRDDKKRHYLVAAGDAARASYSIQSATGYYRRALELLTDDARIDVLGKLGGIHEIAGDWTAAAATYREARTLAEAHGTGQQRAAAAAAIGELHRKRGDFKDAAEWLDRARREYAEIGDELGAAQVLHLEGTLSAQTGNFTKATALYRQALALREHLGAELEAARTLNNLGIVARAQGDVATALDHYQRSLEVRRRLDDKREIANSLNNLGFAHRYRREYDKARPLLEESVKLNRTVGDRWSTANALTSLAELALDIGDTAAAAAALKESISINRELGDKRALAFLLEAFGHLSRLQGQAAPALTYFAAASTLRTAIGAPLEPADAEKLETVLADIRASLAPELRDAAEADGRQLPLSEILDLATG